The following coding sequences lie in one Lolium perenne isolate Kyuss_39 chromosome 2, Kyuss_2.0, whole genome shotgun sequence genomic window:
- the LOC127328274 gene encoding uncharacterized protein, with translation MGGKQVSTKRYKQKRMPVSSGLRSLLLSFSQPSSFEQSTADARKQLFEELLWEHRDLAEAHSHCQVVPEATIEALKAQVAKLQGEKEQLIKEHHEALDAQKTASRELKEQAMQAALQHEQALKDARVAAEARLAEVVEDSTNSNTVLTAELEEERKARKAAERLIDTMTTDHREYDRLVMKIDALALQHFPDSQAHAVKKVMEDRVAREFPNMDAHWDGYDYLVALSARVQHMRSVDRLLGDLPDAAIQLFKVLWPEEEMPVNITLTSHRLKDAGRRIREWQCSAAHAGADTALRSACSWYPDLDLDALQGVRQDAPTDTDPALTAKQQDRAYRLAEYAEVRTFIPPPPGVKDYLSDEEEEEGDEDEAAEDVPPEAPEASAAPPEDTETGAAPPDAPVA, from the exons ATGGGAGGGAAGCAGGTGAGCACGAAGCGCTACAAGCAAAAgcggatgccggtttcttccgg gttaagatctttgcttctttctttctcacaaccatcttcctttgaacagagcactgcggacgcccggaagcaactctttgaggagcttctgtgggagcatcgggaccttgccgaggcccacagccactgccaag ttgttccggaggctaccatcgaggcccttaAGGCCCAGGTTgccaagcttcaag gcgagaaagagcagctcatcaaggAGCACCACGAGGCACTGGACGCCCAGAAGACCGCCTCGAGGGAGCTAAAGGAACAGGCTATGCAAGCCGCACTCCAGCATGAGCAAGCCCTCAAGGATGCCCGGGTCGCAGCTGAGGCCAggttggcggaggtcgtggaggactccacgaactccaacaccgtattgacggcagagctggaggaggaaaggaaggcgcggaaggcagcggagcgcctcattgataccatgaccactgatcacagggaatatgatcggttggttatgaagattgatgcgctggctctcc agcatttcccggactcccaggcccacgccgtgaagaaggtgatggaggatcgggtggcgcgggaatttcccaacatggacgcgcactgggacgggtacgactatctggtcgccctctccgcgcgagtccaacacatgcgctccgtcgaccggcttcTTGGCGACCTACCGGATGCTGCCATCCAGCTCTTCAAGGTGCTATGGCCTGAGGAGGAGATGCCGGTAAACATCACGCTTACCTCCCACCGGCTCAAGGATGCCGGGCGccggattcgcgagtggcaatgctccgcggctcaTGCCGGAGCggacacggcgctgcgctccgcatgctcctggtacccggatctGGATCTGGATGCACTTCAAGGCGTTCGCCAAGATGCTCCCACCGACACGGATCCGGCGCTTACCGCGAAGCAGCAGGACCGGGCCTACCGGCTTGCGGAGTACGCCGAGgttcgcaccttcatccctcctcctcctggtgtcaaagactacctcagcgatgaggaagaagaagaaggagatgagGATGAGGCCGCTGAGGatgtgccgccggaagctcccgaggctagcgctgctccccctgaagacacCGAGACTGGTGCTGCTCCGCCTGATGCCCCCGTCGCCTGA
- the LOC127331435 gene encoding anamorsin homolog isoform X1 yields the protein MAAEVSWDDMVVITQCASLDGKLPYDDSSVGAVLSVIKNMESFGDKFVAEINRVLQAGGIVLVQSFTPSSVQKPNNYIKRQLLIGGFVEVQASATSSRDSVQSFTIRAKKPTWSMGSSFPLKKAIKALPKTKIDDDELIDEHSLLTEDDLKKPQLPVGDCEVGATKKARKACKNCSCGRAEAKQKVEKLGLTADQIDNPVSACGSCGLGDAFRCSGCPYRGLAPFKLGQKVTLSDNFLSADI from the exons ATGGCTGCCGAGGTCTCCTGGGACGACATGGTGGTCATCACGCAGTGCGCCTCGCTCG ATGGGAAGTTGCCTTATGATGACTCGTCAGTTGGTGCTGTTCTATCTGTCATTAAAAATATGGAGAGCTTTGGGGATAAATTTGTTGCTGAAATTAACCGAGTGCTGCAAGCTGGGGGTATTGTGTTGGTACAGAGCTTCACACCCTCCTCTGTTCAGAAG CCAAACAATTATATCAAGCGCCAGCTACTCATTGGAGGTTTTGTTGAAGTGCAAGCTTCTGCTACAAGCTCGCGGGATAGCGTACAATCTTTTACT ATCAGGGCAAAGAAGCCGACTTGGAGTATGGGTTCATCCTTCCccctgaagaaagcaataaaggcTCTTCCAAAGACTAAAATTGATGATGATGAACTGATTGATGAACACAGCCTCTTGACTGAGGACGACTTGAAGAAACCGCAACTTCCAGTTG GAGATTGTGAAGTCGGAGCCACAAAGAAGGCAAGGAAGGCATGCAAGAACTGCAGTTGTGGTAGGGCTGAGGCTAAGCAGAAGGTGGAGAAATTGGGGCTCACTGCAGACCAGATCGATAACCCTGTGTCAGCTTGTGGCAGT TGTGGGTTGGGCGATGCATTCAGATGCAGTGGTTGCCCATACAGAGGCCTCGCACCATTCAAGTTGGGCCAGAAG GTTACATTGTCTGATAACTTCCTTTCGGCCGACATATGA
- the LOC127331435 gene encoding anamorsin homolog isoform X2, whose translation MASALAVTDELVLPLRAVGYLAMAAEVSWDDMVVITQCASLDGKLPYDDSSVGAVLSVIKNMESFGDKFVAEINRVLQAGGIVLVQSFTPSSVQKPNNYIKRQLLIGGFVEVQASATSSRDSVQSFTIRAKKPTWSMGSSFPLKKAIKALPKTKIDDDELIDEHSLLTEDDLKKPQLPVAGDCEVGATKKARKACKNCSCGRAEAKQKVEKLGLTADQIDNPVSACGSCGLGDAFRCSGCPYRGLAPFKLGQKVTLSDNFLSADI comes from the exons ATGGCGTCAGCGCTCGCGGTGACGGACGAGCTGGTGTTGCCGCTTCGCGCGGTGGGGTACCTGGCAATGGCTGCCGAGGTCTCCTGGGACGACATGGTGGTCATCACGCAGTGCGCCTCGCTCG ATGGGAAGTTGCCTTATGATGACTCGTCAGTTGGTGCTGTTCTATCTGTCATTAAAAATATGGAGAGCTTTGGGGATAAATTTGTTGCTGAAATTAACCGAGTGCTGCAAGCTGGGGGTATTGTGTTGGTACAGAGCTTCACACCCTCCTCTGTTCAGAAG CCAAACAATTATATCAAGCGCCAGCTACTCATTGGAGGTTTTGTTGAAGTGCAAGCTTCTGCTACAAGCTCGCGGGATAGCGTACAATCTTTTACT ATCAGGGCAAAGAAGCCGACTTGGAGTATGGGTTCATCCTTCCccctgaagaaagcaataaaggcTCTTCCAAAGACTAAAATTGATGATGATGAACTGATTGATGAACACAGCCTCTTGACTGAGGACGACTTGAAGAAACCGCAACTTCCAGTTG CAGGAGATTGTGAAGTCGGAGCCACAAAGAAGGCAAGGAAGGCATGCAAGAACTGCAGTTGTGGTAGGGCTGAGGCTAAGCAGAAGGTGGAGAAATTGGGGCTCACTGCAGACCAGATCGATAACCCTGTGTCAGCTTGTGGCAGT TGTGGGTTGGGCGATGCATTCAGATGCAGTGGTTGCCCATACAGAGGCCTCGCACCATTCAAGTTGGGCCAGAAG GTTACATTGTCTGATAACTTCCTTTCGGCCGACATATGA